The Lucilia cuprina isolate Lc7/37 chromosome 5, ASM2204524v1, whole genome shotgun sequence genome includes a window with the following:
- the LOC124419975 gene encoding gamma-glutamylcyclotransferase-like, whose protein sequence is NLIFILQNYRLDFNFVSNRWQGSAATVVEHLNRTVQGTLWEIDLTNMDDIDNQEGVHLNIYKPLSVPVRQLSNNKTLTARVYLLVKQPVTDLEELERDSIPLERQPSKTYLQCLVKGAIESGIEEHYIKWLKSIKHNGKVAEQLENDLELKDVELDS, encoded by the exons aatttaatattcatcttaCAGAACTATCGTTTGGATTTCAATTTTGTCTCCAACAGATGGCAGGGTTCTGCTGCCACCGTGGTGGAACATTTAAATCGTACTGTGCAAGGCACCCTATGGGAAATTGACTTAACAAATATGGATGACATAGACAA TCAAGAAGGTGTCCATCTAAACATCTACAAACCCTTAAGTGTTCCTGTACGCCAGTTAAGTAATAACAAAACTCTAACAGCTCGTGTTTATCTTTTAGTTAAACAGCCTGTTACTGACCTAGAAGAATTGGAACGTGATTCCATACCCCTAGAAAGACAACCTTCAAAAACATATCTACAGTGTTTGGTTAAAGGTGCCATAGAGTCGGGCATTGAAGAACACTACATTAAGTGGTTAAAATCTATTAAGCATAATGGTAAAGTGGCGGAGCAATTAGAAAATGATTTGGAATTAAAAGATGTTGAATTAGATTCTTAa